A genomic window from Rattus norvegicus strain BN/NHsdMcwi chromosome 9, GRCr8, whole genome shotgun sequence includes:
- the Ncr2l1 gene encoding triggering receptor expressed on myeloid cells 1-like isoform X1 produces MAWEATYLLSSMLLLLLASGSWAQDPEVFRTWEGKTVSVTCWHNPGYRFNEKFWCKETSEVACQPLVSSVSRGAEKLRLSIQEDSRFSFFTVTMTELETADSGIYHCGFFGNQRNFIYILRTIHLVVSKVSSDVSIPDIIPIEKLTAVSILVTTKYSPSDTTTTPSLPKSTAVVSSPDPEVTVKNGTDPTRGCVFSVVPVVCALLIKNVIFIVLFAVTQRSFG; encoded by the exons ATGGCCTGGGAGGCCACATACCTGCTCTCCtcaatgctgctgctgctcctggcctCAG GCTCCTGGGCACAGGACCCAGAGGTATTTCGAACATGGGAGGGCAAGACTGTTTCTGTGACATGCTGGCATAATCCCGGATACCGCTTCAATGAGAAGTTCTGGTGTAAGGAAACATCAGAAGTCGCTTGTCAACCTTTAGTGTCGAGTGTCAGCAGAGGTGCTGAGAAGCTAAGACTCTCCATCCAGGAAGATTCTCGGTTCAGCTTCTTCACTGTCACCATGACTGAGCTAGAGACGGCCGACTCGGGCATCTATCACTGTGGGTTCTTTGGAAATCAAAGAAACTTCATCTATATTCTCAGAACTATTCACCTGGTGGTATCAAAAG TTTCTTCAGATGTGTCCATTCCTGACATCATTCCTATTGAAAAGCTGACTGCGGTTTCCATCCTCGTTACCACAAAATACTCGCCCAGTGACACAACTACGACCCCATCCCTACCCAAGTCCACTGCTGTTGTTTCCTCTCCTGATCCTGAAGTCACCGTCAAAAATGGGACAGATCCTACCAG GGGCTGTGTATTCAGTGTGGTTCCCGTGGTCTGTGCACTTCTCATCAAGAATGTGATCTTCATCGTCTTATTTGCTGTCACACAGAGGTCATTTGGATGA
- the Ncr2l1 gene encoding trem-like transcript 4 protein isoform X2, translating to MAWEATYLLSSMLLLLLASGSWAQDPEVFRTWEGKTVSVTCWHNPGYRFNEKFWCKETSEVACQPLVSSVSRGAEKLRLSIQEDSRFSFFTVTMTELETADSGIYHCGFFGNQRNFIYILRTIHLVVSKGAVYSVWFPWSVHFSSRM from the exons ATGGCCTGGGAGGCCACATACCTGCTCTCCtcaatgctgctgctgctcctggcctCAG GCTCCTGGGCACAGGACCCAGAGGTATTTCGAACATGGGAGGGCAAGACTGTTTCTGTGACATGCTGGCATAATCCCGGATACCGCTTCAATGAGAAGTTCTGGTGTAAGGAAACATCAGAAGTCGCTTGTCAACCTTTAGTGTCGAGTGTCAGCAGAGGTGCTGAGAAGCTAAGACTCTCCATCCAGGAAGATTCTCGGTTCAGCTTCTTCACTGTCACCATGACTGAGCTAGAGACGGCCGACTCGGGCATCTATCACTGTGGGTTCTTTGGAAATCAAAGAAACTTCATCTATATTCTCAGAACTATTCACCTGGTGGTATCAAAAG GGGCTGTGTATTCAGTGTGGTTCCCGTGGTCTGTGCACTTCTCATCAAGAATGTGA